A genomic region of Brevibacillus sp. JNUCC-41 contains the following coding sequences:
- a CDS encoding helix-turn-helix domain-containing protein, giving the protein MLNSNDRHSGKMEPNLRNQSFEYLSNRWSSKINNFLVLCIYEQNNQFHDFNNKFKTHKLRDSKGFLTFKDGLNNKSFVIWEHAYKENEELFAKLRLTARNETLSHIAQHVVFYLLSEYKRISTGNHAILKDKHLMEDSIYQMEKKLKSDTFLAEKSVWEDFYSWFRLLVKEWVLEEIALTIGFNEMERLDDQALNKLFYSHLTKHFTENTEFLSKVTDIVNEYIKNWIDKIMIEFNIENNTIEKIENLLCFKKDLQTSDVLLSTMRDFAFNFTNQDHLLVMNSAPYQSVRDAIYKKKFEIIGNNPWPATPILKGNTEGSIQIIPFGNDHTTFEQTNVKEAWNRFHSLSDVDVDVFDALCSLFLSKAAHNEETVEICLNDLLSIRGLKPKLGGLGRRGGYEAKQREQILKSLTNIQSIWININKATIYEKGKPVQTKLQGRTFIFKDRAGVEYDISEETCRKKITFTIDKVFAKYLNGSARQVALLSIKALQYNPYKQLWEKRLTRYLSWRWRTQARKGDFLQPNKTSTLMESIGEKLNDRTPSRTRERFEKALDVLLDDGVIASWHYEKWDESIADYKGWASIWLNSMILIEPPDIIKEQYRSIEKKQRSHPGNRLTKQAPANLKSSDHIGEQIRIERKRLNLSLYQLAEELEISAPYVSNIERGMKIPSPKIQMKMKKWLEKQIRTY; this is encoded by the coding sequence ATGTTGAATAGCAATGATAGACATAGTGGAAAAATGGAACCGAACCTAAGGAATCAGAGCTTTGAGTATTTATCGAACCGCTGGTCAAGCAAAATAAATAACTTTTTGGTTCTTTGCATATATGAGCAAAACAATCAATTTCATGACTTCAATAATAAATTCAAAACACACAAGTTAAGAGATTCGAAAGGGTTTCTAACCTTTAAAGATGGGTTGAATAATAAAAGTTTTGTTATTTGGGAACATGCATATAAAGAGAACGAAGAGCTATTTGCCAAGCTGAGGTTAACGGCGAGAAATGAAACATTATCACATATTGCCCAACATGTCGTATTCTATCTATTAAGTGAATATAAAAGGATCTCTACAGGAAATCATGCTATTTTAAAAGATAAACATTTAATGGAAGATTCAATTTACCAAATGGAAAAAAAATTAAAAAGTGATACCTTTTTGGCTGAGAAATCGGTTTGGGAGGACTTTTACAGCTGGTTTAGACTGCTGGTAAAAGAATGGGTCCTTGAGGAAATAGCCTTAACAATAGGCTTTAATGAAATGGAAAGACTTGATGATCAAGCATTAAATAAGTTATTTTACAGTCATCTCACAAAACATTTTACTGAAAACACTGAATTTTTATCGAAAGTAACAGATATCGTTAATGAGTATATTAAAAATTGGATCGATAAGATCATGATTGAATTTAATATCGAAAATAATACGATCGAAAAGATAGAAAACCTGTTATGTTTTAAGAAGGATTTGCAAACATCGGATGTACTATTATCCACGATGAGGGATTTTGCTTTCAACTTTACAAACCAAGATCATTTGCTTGTAATGAATAGTGCTCCATATCAGTCGGTTAGAGATGCAATTTATAAAAAAAAATTCGAAATCATTGGAAACAACCCTTGGCCTGCAACACCAATATTAAAGGGGAATACGGAAGGTTCCATACAAATAATCCCTTTTGGGAATGATCATACAACCTTTGAGCAGACGAATGTAAAAGAAGCTTGGAACCGTTTCCACTCTTTATCTGATGTTGATGTTGATGTTTTTGATGCTCTTTGTAGCCTTTTCTTGTCAAAGGCTGCTCATAATGAGGAAACAGTGGAAATTTGTTTAAATGATCTCCTTTCAATAAGAGGATTGAAGCCAAAACTTGGTGGATTAGGACGTCGGGGTGGTTACGAAGCTAAACAGCGTGAACAAATTTTGAAATCGCTTACAAATATACAAAGCATCTGGATTAACATTAACAAAGCTACCATCTATGAAAAAGGCAAGCCTGTCCAGACCAAGCTACAAGGGAGGACATTTATTTTTAAAGATCGTGCTGGTGTGGAATATGATATATCGGAAGAAACTTGCAGGAAAAAGATAACGTTCACGATTGACAAGGTTTTCGCTAAGTATCTTAATGGCTCTGCGAGGCAAGTCGCCCTTCTTTCGATAAAGGCCCTTCAATATAATCCATATAAGCAACTTTGGGAAAAAAGGCTTACAAGATATTTAAGCTGGCGCTGGAGGACCCAAGCAAGAAAAGGAGACTTTTTACAGCCGAATAAAACCAGTACCTTAATGGAATCGATCGGTGAAAAATTAAATGACCGTACACCGTCCCGTACTAGGGAACGTTTCGAGAAAGCTTTGGATGTTTTACTGGATGATGGTGTAATCGCATCATGGCATTATGAAAAATGGGATGAATCGATAGCCGATTATAAAGGCTGGGCCAGCATTTGGCTGAATTCGATGATATTAATAGAACCGCCTGATATCATAAAGGAGCAATATCGTTCCATTGAAAAAAAACAAAGATCTCACCCTGGCAATCGGCTTACAAAGCAAGCCCCGGCTAACCTAAAGAGCAGTGATCATATTGGTGAGCAAATAAGAATTGAAAGAAAAAGACTCAACCTCTCTTTATATCAATTAGCAGAGGAGTTGGAGATATCAGCGCCATACGTAAGTAACATTGAAAGAGGTATGAAAATTCCATCCCCTAAAATTCAAATGAAAATGAAGAAATGGCTTGAAAAACAAATAAGAACATATTGA
- a CDS encoding acetate--CoA ligase family protein, with amino-acid sequence MIENQHSNNSHETLEPLFNPRSIAILGASKSEYKIGNLQVKALLDGHFNGEIYPINRKAKEIEGIKCYESLSDVPNEIDLAIFCLGANQVQQGLEECAQKKVKAAIIFAAGFSETGKEGIKQQELLTDIARKNGIRIVGPNCVGLVNLSNGLIGTFSPAIQSVPLNDQRGVGYVSQSGAFGVLTYMAAAQNGLSFNYFVSVGNEMETEFSDVIEYMIHDSKTSVISGYLEGAKNPDKLRSLATEALDRNKPMIVMKTGRSKAGSRAAASHTGSLAGSDQVYDAFFKQAGIVRADDYEDIISFSKLFLSKKLPNGRNTVIITSSGGRGINEADRCESYGLTINPLSLKTITEIKRNLPEYASASNPVDLTAAASVSNPELFLAPLKALVEDPDVDNIIFTEFPFNWTAEHPLLQEFIEICRSSDKFVFITTFPLDGMTLPPCTAELVKNGIPVIPGSLNPIRGLAKLVEYSEFYRKNLEIRVSNSTKKIEKQSLQDMLKPGITLSESEASMVLERYRIATTKRVIAENENDAVQFANSIGYPVVLKVDSPDIPHKTEADAIRLNVSTDHEVRNAFTDIKRSALNYKPEAKINGISVQEMLPDGVEIIVGSSDDPVFGPVIMFGLGGIFVEIYKDISLRIAPLSRQDALEMIEEIKGKDILMGARGKAPVDIEAIIDVILKVSDLVTDYKDSIDELDINPLLVYENGIKAADAMIVVKNNVNDNTVIRG; translated from the coding sequence ATGATAGAAAATCAACATTCAAACAATTCTCATGAAACACTTGAGCCGTTATTCAATCCAAGATCCATCGCAATCCTGGGTGCCTCCAAGAGTGAATACAAAATAGGGAATTTACAGGTGAAAGCCCTTTTGGATGGTCATTTTAATGGGGAGATTTATCCGATCAATCGCAAAGCAAAAGAGATTGAAGGGATAAAGTGCTATGAATCTTTGTCCGATGTCCCGAATGAAATTGATTTGGCCATTTTTTGCCTTGGGGCGAATCAGGTGCAGCAAGGATTGGAGGAATGTGCACAAAAGAAAGTGAAGGCAGCCATCATTTTTGCTGCTGGTTTTTCCGAAACAGGAAAAGAAGGCATTAAGCAACAGGAATTGCTAACAGATATTGCAAGAAAGAATGGAATACGGATAGTGGGTCCCAACTGTGTTGGATTAGTGAATTTGTCGAATGGTTTGATTGGCACTTTTTCCCCTGCCATTCAATCAGTGCCATTAAATGACCAAAGAGGGGTCGGTTATGTCTCCCAAAGCGGTGCATTTGGTGTTTTGACCTATATGGCAGCAGCTCAGAATGGATTGAGTTTCAATTACTTCGTGAGTGTAGGAAATGAAATGGAAACTGAATTCTCGGATGTAATTGAATATATGATTCATGATTCAAAAACAAGTGTGATTAGCGGCTACTTGGAAGGTGCTAAAAACCCAGATAAATTACGAAGCCTGGCAACAGAGGCATTGGATCGAAATAAACCCATGATTGTCATGAAAACCGGGAGGAGCAAGGCCGGAAGCAGGGCGGCTGCTTCTCATACAGGATCACTTGCGGGATCGGATCAAGTGTATGATGCCTTTTTTAAACAAGCTGGCATCGTAAGGGCCGACGATTATGAGGATATCATATCTTTTTCAAAGCTATTCCTATCAAAGAAGCTTCCAAATGGACGCAATACGGTAATCATCACCAGTTCTGGCGGGAGGGGTATAAATGAAGCGGATCGCTGTGAATCATACGGACTTACCATCAATCCACTCAGCTTAAAGACAATAACAGAAATCAAACGTAATCTACCTGAGTATGCAAGCGCTTCCAATCCAGTGGATTTAACAGCGGCCGCATCTGTTTCCAATCCTGAGTTATTCCTTGCACCATTGAAGGCACTTGTAGAAGATCCGGATGTCGATAATATCATTTTTACGGAGTTTCCTTTTAATTGGACTGCCGAGCATCCTTTGCTTCAAGAGTTTATTGAAATTTGCAGAAGCTCAGATAAATTTGTATTCATTACCACATTTCCATTAGATGGCATGACACTCCCGCCTTGTACCGCTGAGCTCGTGAAAAATGGCATACCAGTGATTCCGGGAAGCCTTAATCCGATAAGAGGGCTGGCGAAACTAGTTGAATACAGTGAATTTTATCGAAAAAATCTTGAAATTCGAGTTTCTAATAGTACAAAGAAAATAGAGAAACAAAGCTTGCAGGACATGCTGAAGCCGGGTATTACATTAAGTGAATCTGAAGCTAGTATGGTTTTGGAACGATATCGGATTGCTACCACGAAACGTGTTATAGCTGAAAATGAAAACGATGCCGTCCAATTCGCTAACAGTATCGGTTATCCGGTTGTGTTAAAGGTCGATTCGCCGGATATACCACATAAGACGGAAGCAGATGCGATTCGATTGAATGTAAGTACTGACCATGAGGTCAGGAATGCTTTCACGGATATTAAGCGGAGTGCACTAAATTATAAACCTGAGGCTAAAATAAACGGCATTTCCGTACAGGAAATGTTACCTGATGGAGTGGAAATCATTGTTGGCTCAAGTGATGATCCCGTATTTGGACCGGTTATCATGTTTGGTCTAGGGGGAATATTTGTTGAGATTTACAAAGATATTTCGTTAAGGATTGCTCCACTGTCAAGACAGGATGCACTTGAAATGATTGAAGAAATCAAGGGGAAGGACATTTTAATGGGAGCACGCGGGAAAGCACCGGTTGATATCGAAGCCATCATTGATGTGATATTAAAGGTTTCCGATTTAGTTACAGATTATAAAGATTCCATAGACGAATTGGATATCAATCCTTTGCTGGTATATGAAAACGGAATCAAAGCCGCTGATGCCATGATTGTTGTAAAAAATAATGTGAATGATAATACCGTTATTAGGGGGTAG
- a CDS encoding MaoC family dehydratase N-terminal domain-containing protein gives MELDHLNGLTGAEFIFEVEKRHIRQFAEAIGDLNPLYVDEEYAAKTSYGGIIAPPTFPIAIGQDSGESLDLGLEQRRMLHGEQEFIYSRPIRPGDRLHCQMKVTDVYEREGRKGTMQFLVLDTEMKDESGEMVVISRTNIIYRPIRSNHAPV, from the coding sequence ATGGAACTTGATCATTTGAACGGTTTAACGGGAGCTGAATTTATATTTGAAGTTGAAAAGAGGCATATCCGTCAATTTGCTGAGGCGATTGGTGATTTGAACCCCTTATATGTGGATGAAGAATATGCAGCGAAAACTTCATATGGTGGCATTATAGCACCTCCGACATTCCCGATTGCCATTGGTCAGGATAGTGGCGAAAGCCTTGACTTGGGCCTCGAACAAAGGAGAATGCTGCATGGTGAGCAGGAGTTTATTTATTCCCGCCCCATTAGACCAGGTGATAGGTTGCATTGTCAGATGAAAGTAACAGATGTATACGAACGGGAAGGTAGAAAAGGAACGATGCAATTCTTGGTACTTGATACAGAAATGAAAGATGAGTCAGGTGAAATGGTGGTCATAAGCCGAACGAATATCATTTATCGGCCCATCAGGAGTAATCATGCTCCTGTTTGA
- a CDS encoding MaoC/PaaZ C-terminal domain-containing protein produces MLKYESLHEGQRLEALIKPAVTKVQLVKYAGASGDFNPLHTDDAFAQEIGMQGVIAHGMLVMGFLGEYVMKLAGDHAVPATFKMRFGAVTVPGDRITCSAFVKSLYEERGQRFVRLDLTAEKEPEQVVGSGEVVLRIQ; encoded by the coding sequence ATGTTGAAATATGAAAGTTTACATGAAGGTCAAAGACTTGAAGCTCTCATCAAGCCAGCTGTAACCAAGGTACAACTTGTTAAATATGCCGGAGCTTCAGGAGATTTCAATCCATTACACACAGATGATGCTTTCGCACAAGAGATTGGCATGCAGGGTGTGATTGCTCATGGAATGCTAGTAATGGGCTTTCTTGGTGAATATGTAATGAAACTGGCTGGTGATCATGCTGTACCGGCAACCTTTAAAATGAGATTTGGTGCCGTAACGGTACCAGGAGATCGAATCACATGTTCTGCTTTCGTTAAAAGTCTGTATGAAGAAAGAGGTCAACGCTTTGTAAGACTGGACCTTACTGCAGAAAAGGAACCAGAGCAAGTTGTGGGTTCAGGTGAAGTCGTTTTACGCATTCAATAA
- a CDS encoding thiolase C-terminal domain-containing protein, which translates to MESIKNRYAIVGVGESERSKNSGTTPLHLALDAARAALNDAGLKAKDIDGFMSYSENDSCTSHQLATYLGVRPKYVKDILGGGSSTEMLIADAVGLIESGQLNTVLIYRSMNGRSGVRMGGGGWNVNMLQTAIEGGSFIIPYGAGSPAQWFGLFATRHMHETGLTQEHLGHVCLAFYEHAQRNPKAYFHGKPLTMDEYLKTPYLSYPFKKHDFCLESDEANAIIVTSAERAEGCKSRPVYIMGLSARQCVSHAHYWNDLTEVAADYVAPEVYKMAGVKPEDIDVASIYDCYSWVVLRQLEAYGFAPRGEVGNFVAEGNLRIGGKLPSNTAGGMLSEGYTHGMNNVLEIVRQVRHEYKGTDRQVENCEIGICTGWAGPDMAGAMILRN; encoded by the coding sequence ATGGAAAGTATTAAAAATCGCTATGCCATTGTCGGTGTAGGGGAAAGTGAGCGTTCTAAGAATTCAGGTACAACCCCGTTACATTTGGCGTTGGACGCTGCTCGAGCTGCATTGAATGATGCGGGGCTAAAAGCGAAAGATATCGATGGGTTCATGAGTTATTCTGAAAACGATTCTTGTACATCTCATCAATTAGCAACATATTTAGGGGTCCGTCCCAAATATGTTAAGGATATTCTGGGCGGGGGAAGCAGTACCGAAATGTTGATAGCTGACGCTGTTGGCTTAATCGAATCAGGTCAATTGAATACGGTGTTGATTTATCGTTCCATGAATGGACGCTCAGGAGTACGGATGGGCGGAGGCGGCTGGAATGTGAATATGCTTCAAACAGCAATAGAAGGCGGAAGCTTTATCATTCCTTACGGTGCTGGCAGTCCAGCTCAGTGGTTCGGACTCTTTGCAACGCGACATATGCATGAAACCGGGCTGACCCAGGAACATCTAGGGCATGTCTGTTTAGCTTTTTACGAACATGCTCAAAGGAATCCTAAAGCATATTTCCATGGTAAACCACTAACGATGGACGAATATCTTAAAACGCCATATTTAAGCTATCCATTTAAAAAACATGATTTCTGCCTGGAATCCGATGAAGCAAATGCAATCATTGTCACTTCAGCAGAACGTGCTGAAGGATGCAAGTCCAGACCGGTATACATCATGGGTCTATCTGCTAGGCAGTGTGTGTCCCATGCACATTATTGGAATGATTTAACGGAAGTGGCTGCAGACTATGTCGCGCCTGAAGTATATAAAATGGCTGGAGTTAAACCTGAAGATATTGACGTTGCATCCATATATGACTGTTATAGCTGGGTTGTACTTCGGCAGTTGGAGGCTTATGGATTTGCTCCGCGTGGAGAGGTCGGTAATTTTGTAGCAGAAGGAAACCTGCGGATCGGTGGGAAATTACCTTCGAATACCGCAGGAGGAATGCTATCGGAAGGATATACACACGGAATGAATAACGTTTTGGAAATCGTCCGTCAAGTTCGCCACGAATACAAAGGAACCGATCGTCAAGTGGAAAATTGTGAAATCGGAATCTGTACTGGCTGGGCTGGACCTGATATGGCGGGTGCCATGATTTTAAGAAATTAG
- a CDS encoding Zn-ribbon domain-containing OB-fold protein — MEYQKPIPLKTQDNSPYWDGADRHELILQKCNCCHQYSHPPGPSCAKCGSSELSWESQGSDINGKVYSYIVSYRPFLPGFQDDLPLVIAIVELDMLPQVKLIGNILHCSPEEIEMGMPVKMVWKDIMDDRSIPQWIQV, encoded by the coding sequence ATGGAATACCAAAAACCTATTCCGCTAAAAACACAGGATAATAGTCCTTATTGGGATGGCGCAGATCGTCATGAACTAATTCTTCAAAAATGCAATTGCTGTCATCAATATTCCCATCCTCCTGGTCCGAGCTGTGCAAAATGCGGCAGTTCTGAACTTAGCTGGGAAAGCCAAGGCAGCGATATTAACGGTAAAGTCTATTCATATATCGTTTCCTACCGGCCCTTTTTACCTGGATTCCAGGATGATTTACCGCTAGTGATTGCCATAGTCGAATTAGATATGTTGCCTCAGGTCAAGTTAATCGGAAATATTCTGCATTGCTCACCAGAAGAGATTGAAATGGGTATGCCAGTAAAGATGGTTTGGAAGGATATTATGGATGATCGATCAATACCGCAATGGATTCAGGTATAG
- a CDS encoding acyl-CoA dehydrogenase family protein: MDFSFTTKEEKFRLELRAWLEENLPEGWLEGTSNVSKDEGEYAVFLRNWQRKLYEGGWAAIAWPKKYGGREATLMEEIVYQQEMVRVKAPALVNYVGIHMVGPTLMQIGTDEQKSKYIQKIITGEEVWCQGYSEPNAGSDLSAIQTSAVKDGDRWIINGQKVWTSFGHLADRCFLLARTNRFDKKHKGITVFLLDMNQPGVETRPIIQMDGQHDFNEVYLNDAIAYDAEIVGEVDEGWKVTIALLMHERTGIGAQVFTLEQQFKELVALAKELKEDDMPLMDNPLVRHTMVDLYTRTRGSLLNYYRNLTKTLKNGHPGAEGSMDKLMVSELTKELLSQSISLQGHKGVLWKEDAISSNSYWQDNYLYSFGQTIGGGTSEIQKNTIGERILGLPKDMGR; this comes from the coding sequence ATGGATTTTTCGTTTACAACCAAAGAGGAAAAATTCCGTCTTGAATTGAGAGCGTGGCTTGAAGAAAATTTACCTGAAGGTTGGCTTGAAGGAACCAGTAATGTTTCTAAAGATGAAGGTGAGTATGCCGTTTTCCTGAGGAATTGGCAAAGGAAATTATATGAAGGCGGCTGGGCAGCGATTGCTTGGCCAAAAAAATACGGCGGTCGTGAAGCGACGTTGATGGAGGAAATAGTTTATCAACAGGAAATGGTTAGAGTAAAGGCTCCGGCACTTGTGAATTATGTAGGCATCCATATGGTGGGACCCACTCTTATGCAGATTGGAACGGACGAGCAAAAATCAAAATATATCCAAAAAATTATTACAGGAGAGGAAGTATGGTGTCAAGGATATTCTGAACCGAATGCTGGGTCTGATTTATCTGCCATCCAAACTAGCGCCGTAAAGGACGGAGATCGGTGGATCATTAATGGTCAGAAGGTTTGGACTAGCTTTGGCCACTTAGCTGATCGATGCTTTTTACTGGCCCGGACGAATCGATTCGATAAAAAGCATAAAGGGATAACGGTATTCCTTTTGGATATGAATCAGCCGGGTGTGGAAACTAGGCCCATCATTCAAATGGATGGTCAGCATGATTTTAATGAAGTCTATTTGAATGATGCGATTGCATACGATGCTGAAATAGTTGGGGAAGTGGATGAAGGCTGGAAGGTTACGATTGCATTGCTTATGCATGAAAGAACGGGAATCGGAGCGCAAGTTTTTACATTGGAGCAACAATTTAAGGAACTTGTAGCCTTAGCCAAAGAATTGAAAGAAGATGATATGCCATTGATGGACAATCCGCTTGTTCGTCATACAATGGTAGATTTATATACTAGAACGCGCGGTTCACTTTTGAACTATTATCGGAATCTGACTAAGACATTAAAAAACGGTCATCCAGGTGCAGAAGGTTCGATGGATAAATTGATGGTAAGTGAACTTACTAAAGAACTGCTGTCCCAATCGATTTCATTGCAGGGACATAAGGGTGTTCTGTGGAAAGAAGATGCCATCTCCTCCAACTCGTATTGGCAGGATAATTATCTTTATTCTTTTGGACAAACAATTGGAGGTGGAACGAGCGAGATACAAAAGAACACTATTGGGGAAAGGATTCTAGGTTTACCGAAAGATATGGGACGTTAA
- a CDS encoding acyl-CoA dehydrogenase family protein — protein MDFSLNQEQEMFRGYVRKYLDGAGQTKTARAYIEGENESLRTLLSGLAELGCSSINISEDHGGMGLGPLDLIPVLEETGRSLLPGLFLETNALAVPLIEKFGTEVQKDRYLAEIAAGRKTFSLAWLEPGGSYGPSDINLEAKSLNGQLILSGVKSMVPDAGLADHYIVLVRTGKGKRNDGITLLIVDRNETNITMESQKNIDETRHLAALSFHDVEIPMGQVLGSMHQGWDALQEGLLSFNAALSAVIVGCMEKVVEMAAEYAKIREQFGQPIGRFQAIKHRIVDMKMDLETARSLAYYANWALESGAEDRVQAVSCARIFATKAFVRISSDNIQVHGGIGFTEEIDCHLFVKRARFYENYLGSTEQYYKQAATALGW, from the coding sequence GTGGATTTTTCTTTAAATCAAGAACAAGAAATGTTTCGTGGATATGTCCGGAAATATTTAGATGGTGCTGGGCAAACAAAAACGGCCCGCGCATACATAGAGGGTGAAAATGAATCTCTAAGGACCTTATTATCCGGGCTTGCCGAACTGGGATGTTCAAGTATTAATATATCGGAAGATCACGGAGGAATGGGCTTAGGTCCCCTTGATTTAATTCCTGTACTTGAAGAAACCGGCCGTTCTTTATTGCCAGGTTTATTTTTAGAAACGAATGCACTGGCTGTGCCATTAATAGAGAAATTCGGGACGGAAGTACAAAAAGATAGGTATTTAGCAGAAATTGCGGCTGGTAGAAAAACATTCTCGCTAGCTTGGTTAGAACCAGGTGGAAGTTACGGTCCTTCTGACATTAACTTGGAGGCAAAATCCCTAAACGGTCAGCTGATATTGAGCGGAGTGAAATCAATGGTTCCCGATGCAGGGTTGGCTGATCATTATATAGTATTGGTCCGTACAGGCAAAGGTAAACGAAATGATGGGATTACACTACTTATCGTCGATCGAAATGAAACGAATATTACGATGGAAAGCCAGAAAAACATTGATGAAACCCGGCATTTGGCAGCATTGTCTTTCCATGATGTTGAAATTCCCATGGGTCAGGTACTTGGATCCATGCATCAAGGTTGGGATGCCCTCCAAGAAGGGTTACTTTCTTTCAATGCAGCTCTCTCAGCAGTAATTGTCGGGTGTATGGAGAAAGTGGTGGAGATGGCAGCAGAGTATGCGAAGATCCGTGAACAATTTGGTCAGCCCATAGGAAGATTCCAAGCGATTAAACATAGAATCGTCGATATGAAAATGGATCTCGAAACAGCTAGATCTTTAGCTTATTATGCTAACTGGGCTTTGGAAAGCGGTGCAGAAGATCGTGTTCAAGCCGTTTCCTGCGCACGAATATTTGCCACGAAAGCATTCGTACGTATTTCATCAGACAATATTCAGGTTCATGGCGGAATCGGGTTTACAGAAGAAATTGATTGTCATCTTTTTGTTAAGCGTGCCAGATTCTATGAGAATTATTTAGGAAGTACTGAACAATATTACAAACAGGCAGCTACAGCATTAGGTTGGTAG
- a CDS encoding aldehyde dehydrogenase family protein has protein sequence MEISYKVKEFQNMINGELVPASSGKRIESYDPSTGRVWATIPCSMAQDAEAAVEAARSAFADWSMRPAMDRAAYLRKIGDLVVKHGEELAELESRDNGWVIRETSHGLIPSLASLWYDAAGATAIGSKGDTVQLGPASVGYSLREPLGVVVGILPWNSPLFTFTIKAAYAIAAGNTVIIKPSELATIASLRYGDLINGILPPGILNVVSGTGAEVGDTLVKHPDVNKISLTGSGGTARAIAQSTARNPKPMILELGGKSPNIVFADANLEKAAQGVTNYGIFSGNAGQLCVGGSRILIQRSIFDEMIIRMKEVMEQQIHLGDPMNPATSMGPIANAAQYEKVLSYIELGKKEGGEIIIGGRHGGVSLLPDEPELADGYWVEPTLIKVNSNSLRICQEEIFGPVATVIPFDTEEEALTIANDSDYGLGAGVWTSNLDRAHRMVRKLESGNVWVNLFRRVGPELPFGGQKSSGFGTDTILEYTREKTIYMEIG, from the coding sequence TTGGAAATTTCATATAAAGTGAAAGAGTTCCAGAATATGATTAATGGCGAACTGGTTCCCGCTTCTTCCGGGAAGCGGATTGAGAGCTACGATCCGTCAACTGGCAGGGTTTGGGCAACCATTCCTTGCAGTATGGCACAAGATGCTGAAGCGGCGGTAGAAGCGGCCCGAAGTGCTTTTGCCGATTGGTCCATGAGACCAGCTATGGACCGGGCAGCTTATTTGAGGAAAATAGGTGATTTAGTCGTAAAGCATGGTGAAGAACTAGCTGAGTTGGAATCTAGAGACAATGGTTGGGTGATCAGGGAAACGAGCCACGGCCTCATTCCCAGCTTAGCAAGCCTTTGGTATGATGCAGCAGGTGCTACAGCAATTGGGAGTAAGGGAGATACTGTCCAATTGGGACCTGCAAGTGTAGGTTATTCATTGAGGGAACCTTTAGGGGTAGTAGTAGGAATCCTTCCATGGAACTCACCGCTTTTCACGTTTACCATTAAAGCGGCTTATGCGATTGCAGCAGGAAATACTGTCATTATCAAACCATCAGAGTTGGCTACTATCGCGTCATTACGATATGGAGACCTGATTAATGGAATCCTCCCGCCAGGAATCCTGAATGTCGTATCAGGAACCGGAGCGGAAGTGGGAGATACTCTAGTAAAACATCCAGATGTGAACAAAATCAGTTTGACCGGTTCTGGAGGAACGGCAAGGGCGATAGCACAATCGACCGCACGAAATCCTAAGCCCATGATTTTGGAGCTTGGTGGGAAATCGCCAAACATAGTCTTTGCGGATGCTAACCTTGAAAAAGCAGCACAAGGGGTGACGAACTATGGGATATTTAGCGGCAACGCAGGCCAACTATGTGTAGGCGGATCGAGGATTTTGATTCAAAGGTCCATATTCGATGAAATGATCATTAGGATGAAAGAAGTGATGGAACAGCAAATTCATCTGGGTGATCCAATGAATCCAGCCACTTCAATGGGACCGATCGCTAACGCTGCTCAATATGAAAAAGTCCTCTCATATATAGAATTAGGCAAAAAGGAAGGAGGGGAAATCATCATCGGTGGCCGTCATGGAGGTGTCAGCCTATTACCTGATGAACCCGAATTAGCTGATGGCTATTGGGTTGAGCCAACACTGATCAAGGTCAATAGTAATTCTCTCCGTATCTGTCAAGAGGAAATCTTCGGTCCGGTAGCGACCGTTATCCCCTTTGATACGGAAGAGGAAGCCCTCACCATAGCTAATGACAGTGATTATGGTTTAGGAGCTGGAGTATGGACCTCGAATTTGGATCGGGCACATCGGATGGTACGCAAACTGGAATCGGGTAATGTGTGGGTGAACTTGTTTCGCAGGGTGGGACCTGAACTCCCATTCGGAGGCCAAAAAAGCAGTGGATTCGGAACGGATACCATTCTTGAATATACCCGAGAGAAGACCATTTATATGGAAATAGGATGA